One window from the genome of Zerene cesonia ecotype Mississippi chromosome 1, Zerene_cesonia_1.1, whole genome shotgun sequence encodes:
- the LOC119840259 gene encoding rhodopsin, GQ-coupled-like, translating into MSVQTCDWDNLFNDDDRSTLKEGLVLTESVSVILSLWLNLALLFTNLKYDLSYRNLAFFTLISCLRRVLSLGHYLLLSESWFDFKESCTFNGFWDTFLSVYEVECLTHVCIERYVVHKYINNGWEPIKWHYCMYQGLCLLFAALYSTPPLFGVGNYGLDFTCNSCTFDMVLPDSWQKQFIVLIYLLRSVKSGSFMIVMLYWARKLEAGNKSSEKMMEQAPFTKSIVKMTVVVLMCWLPITLVRGSVVLSQFLNGHTSLVPSVLLVQWSMWLSSISPAVMSITLFLVDDQIRKKALNFFKITGIKETKKEL; encoded by the exons ATGTCTGTACAGACTTGTGATtgggataatttatttaacgatGATGATAGATCTACTTTGAAAGAGGGATTGGTTTTAACAG AATCGGTGTCTGTTATATTAAGTCTGTGGTTGAATCTGGCGCTCTTGTTCACTAATCTAAAATACGATCTCAGCTATCGCAATCTGGCTTTCTTCACGTTAATTAGCTGTTTACGGCGCGTTTTATCTTTGGGccattatttacttttatctgAAAG TTGGTTCGATTTTAAGGAATCTTGTACGTTCAACGGCTTTTGggatacatttttatcagtTTATGAAGTGGAGTGCCTCACTCACGTTTGTATCGAGCGATACGTAgtgcataaatatattaataatg GATGGGAGCCAATCAAATGGCATTATTGTATGTATCAAGGACTGTGTCTCCTTTTTGCTGCACTTTATTCCACACCGCCCCTCTTTGGTGTCGGTAATTACGGACTAGATTTTACCTGTAACTCGTGTACATTCGACATGGTGTTGCCAGATTCGTggcaaaaacaatttattgttctCATATATTTACTACGCAGCGTTAAATCGGGCTCTTTTAT GATCGTAATGTTATACTGGGCTCGAAAATTAGAAGCTGGAAACAAAAGCTCAGAAAAAATGATGGAACAAGCACCCTTTACAAAG AGCATAGTTAAAATGACTGTAGTGGTGCTGATGTGTTGGTTACCAATAACTTTGGTGAGGGGGTCGGTGGTGTTATCACAGTTCCTGAATGGGCACACTTCGCTCGTGCCATCAGTACTACTCGTTCAGTGGTCGATGTGGCTGAGTTCG ATTTCTCCTGCAGTGATGTCAATAACGTTATTTTTGGTAGACGATCAGATTCGCAAAAAGGCATTGAACTTTTTCAAGATTACGGGAATTAAAGAAACTAAGAAGGAATTATAA